In a single window of the Rhizobiaceae bacterium genome:
- a CDS encoding histone deacetylase has product MPLHIVTHPDYDAGFAPTHRFPMGKYSALITSLETRGFLLPGYVHRPVPPPASWLSLAHDRAYVDQVIACDVPKRIEREIGFPIVERTARRALLASGGTILAARLALEQGIACNTAGGSHHARRAQGAGFCTFNDVAVACRVLLDEGTVNDILIVDLDVHQGDGTAEILASEPRAFTYSMHAARNYPVRKANSNRDEPLPDGTGDDVYLARLSDALRDLGELRAWDLVFYNAGVDPHVDDRLGRLALSTDGLRRRDEMVVRYFRERGVPLCGVLGGGYSHDVTELAERHAILFEVAAGFASVDSSAVG; this is encoded by the coding sequence ATGCCGCTGCATATCGTCACCCATCCCGACTATGACGCGGGCTTTGCCCCGACGCATCGCTTTCCGATGGGCAAATATTCAGCGCTCATCACCAGTCTCGAAACGCGCGGCTTCCTGCTACCCGGATATGTCCATCGACCGGTCCCGCCGCCTGCGAGTTGGCTTTCCCTCGCCCATGACAGAGCTTATGTCGATCAGGTGATCGCCTGCGACGTTCCAAAGCGGATCGAGCGCGAGATCGGCTTTCCCATCGTCGAGCGCACCGCGCGGCGCGCGCTGCTGGCCAGCGGCGGAACCATCCTCGCCGCACGGCTGGCGCTTGAGCAGGGAATCGCATGCAACACCGCTGGCGGCAGCCATCATGCCCGCCGCGCTCAGGGTGCGGGGTTCTGCACCTTCAACGATGTCGCGGTAGCTTGCCGGGTGCTGCTGGACGAAGGCACGGTCAACGACATCCTGATCGTCGACCTCGACGTGCATCAAGGCGATGGAACGGCGGAAATCCTGGCGTCTGAACCGCGCGCCTTCACCTATTCAATGCATGCCGCGCGAAACTATCCCGTTCGCAAGGCGAATTCCAACCGGGATGAGCCGCTTCCCGACGGTACGGGTGACGATGTCTATCTTGCCCGCCTTTCCGACGCGCTCCGGGACCTGGGAGAACTGCGCGCATGGGACCTCGTTTTCTACAATGCCGGGGTCGATCCGCATGTCGACGACAGGCTCGGACGCCTCGCGCTTTCGACCGACGGCCTGCGGCGGCGCGACGAGATGGTGGTCCGATATTTCCGCGAACGCGGCGTCCCGCTATGCGGCGTGCTCGGCGGTGGATATTCGCACGACGTCACGGAGCTTGCAGAACGCCACGCCATCCTGTTCGAGGTGGCTGCGGGATTCGCTAGCGTCGATAGTTCAGCAGTCGGATGA
- a CDS encoding O-succinylhomoserine sulfhydrylase, which translates to MSNKRKLRPATQLVHGGTLRSGFGETSEAIYLTQGFVYDTAESAEARFKGEEPGFIYSRYANPTVDMFERRMCALEGAEEARAMSSGMAAVSAALLCSVKAGDHVLAAKALFGSCRYVIETLMPRYGIESTLVDGSKIENWQAAVRPNTKLLFLESPTNPTLEVVDIRAVADIANSVGARLVVDNVFATPLQQKPLELGAHVVVYSATKHIDGQGRCLGGVVLSDRKWIDEELHDYFRHTGPSLSPFNAWTLLKGLETLPLRVKQATDSAGRIADFLANHPKVARVIYPGRADHPQADIIKRQMSGGSTLICFDLKDGKGAAYAMENGLDIIRISNNLGDSKSLITHPATTTHKNLTDEARDELGIGAGTLRLSVGLEDTDDLLEDIEGALAKA; encoded by the coding sequence ATGTCGAACAAGCGCAAATTGAGACCCGCCACCCAACTGGTTCACGGCGGCACACTGCGCTCCGGCTTCGGCGAGACGTCCGAAGCGATCTATCTGACGCAAGGTTTCGTCTACGACACGGCCGAAAGCGCGGAGGCGCGCTTCAAGGGCGAGGAGCCGGGGTTCATCTATTCGCGATATGCCAACCCGACGGTGGACATGTTCGAACGACGCATGTGCGCGCTGGAGGGTGCGGAGGAAGCGCGCGCCATGTCGTCCGGCATGGCCGCCGTGTCGGCGGCGCTCCTGTGCAGCGTGAAGGCAGGCGATCATGTGCTCGCGGCCAAGGCCCTGTTCGGCTCCTGCCGCTATGTCATCGAGACGTTGATGCCGCGCTACGGCATCGAGTCGACGCTGGTGGACGGCTCGAAAATAGAAAACTGGCAGGCCGCCGTGCGCCCCAACACGAAGCTGCTCTTCCTCGAAAGCCCGACCAATCCGACGCTGGAAGTGGTCGACATCCGCGCCGTGGCCGATATCGCCAATTCCGTCGGCGCGCGGCTGGTGGTGGACAATGTGTTCGCCACGCCGCTTCAACAGAAGCCGCTTGAACTCGGCGCGCATGTGGTCGTCTATTCCGCGACCAAGCATATTGACGGCCAGGGGAGATGTCTCGGCGGCGTAGTTCTTTCCGACAGGAAATGGATCGATGAAGAGCTTCACGACTATTTCCGCCACACCGGCCCATCGCTTTCGCCGTTCAATGCGTGGACGCTGCTCAAGGGATTGGAGACGCTGCCGCTGCGCGTGAAGCAGGCGACGGATTCGGCGGGCCGCATCGCCGATTTTCTGGCGAACCATCCCAAGGTTGCGCGCGTAATTTATCCCGGGCGCGCGGATCATCCGCAGGCCGACATCATCAAACGGCAGATGAGCGGCGGATCCACACTGATCTGCTTTGACCTGAAAGACGGGAAAGGCGCTGCCTACGCGATGGAGAACGGGCTCGACATCATCCGCATCTCGAACAATCTCGGCGACTCCAAGAGCCTCATCACCCATCCGGCCACGACGACGCACAAGAACCTGACCGACGAGGCGCGCGACGAACTGGGCATCGGGGCAGGAACATTGCGGCTGTCGGTCGGTCTTGAGGATACGGACGACCTGCTTGAAGACATCGAGGGCGCGCTGGCCAAAGCCTGA
- a CDS encoding glycosyltransferase family 4 protein, which produces MYVVFNHIHGDSRVIKTAQAALDAGFDCVIVGVSNTGIREVTEVEGVPVIRLPNPAWRLKTQGLWEAEKDVRLLIGLFSNAVQAEAAHFLPDIVHSHDMHCISVGASLRDSMIAMGRDAVWIHDIHEYVAGLRGHTAEQYMPHCLAWERDLLPAADHLITVSDTLSETVRSRYSLEKLPTVTYNVPNYGEFRAVGPDIRSSIGLAPETPLVVFVGGASALRGCDTIIHAVAKLPNVHLAFVSRGDYAEQMRNLAHSIGLSERFHLLPYVASNEVSTFIRTADLGIHGLIHYPNAEVALPNKLFEYLHAMLPVVVSDVAAMKAFVDANGVGAIFLASDVDSCAAAISDGLANRDKLRRKITKSLRQRYSWEAQAKKLVDIYRANIGRAKVKLSPAARAEATARLSAASVLFEALYARSLLDRVSGRVAQITPDLSSQIQALALNRGIAAQPQRSWTAKRVHRLKRVTSEQGVGEAFKVVAVGVKRRLVAIFRA; this is translated from the coding sequence ATGTATGTCGTATTCAATCACATTCATGGGGATAGCCGCGTCATAAAGACAGCCCAGGCGGCGCTCGATGCAGGATTCGACTGCGTTATTGTCGGTGTTTCGAACACAGGCATCAGGGAAGTAACAGAGGTCGAAGGCGTCCCTGTCATCCGCTTGCCCAACCCCGCATGGCGCCTGAAAACGCAAGGGCTCTGGGAGGCCGAGAAGGACGTTCGGCTGCTGATCGGTCTTTTCAGCAACGCCGTGCAGGCCGAGGCCGCGCATTTCCTGCCCGATATCGTGCATTCACATGACATGCACTGCATCAGCGTCGGCGCGAGCCTGCGCGATTCCATGATTGCCATGGGCCGCGATGCGGTCTGGATCCACGATATCCATGAATATGTCGCCGGGCTGCGGGGACATACGGCAGAGCAATATATGCCGCACTGTCTGGCCTGGGAGAGAGACCTTCTTCCGGCAGCCGATCATCTCATCACTGTGAGCGACACGCTGTCCGAGACCGTACGGTCCCGATACTCCCTCGAAAAGCTGCCGACCGTCACCTACAACGTGCCGAACTATGGCGAATTTCGCGCCGTCGGGCCGGACATCCGGTCGTCGATCGGACTTGCTCCCGAAACGCCGCTGGTGGTGTTCGTCGGCGGCGCGAGTGCGCTGCGCGGCTGCGACACCATCATCCATGCCGTTGCGAAACTGCCCAACGTGCATCTCGCCTTCGTAAGCCGTGGCGACTATGCCGAGCAGATGCGAAACCTTGCCCACAGCATCGGACTGTCCGAACGTTTCCACCTTCTGCCCTATGTCGCGAGCAATGAGGTCAGCACATTCATACGGACCGCCGATCTCGGGATTCACGGCCTGATTCACTATCCGAATGCCGAAGTCGCACTGCCGAACAAGCTGTTCGAATATCTGCACGCAATGCTGCCCGTCGTGGTGAGCGACGTGGCCGCGATGAAAGCCTTCGTTGATGCGAACGGCGTCGGCGCGATCTTCCTGGCGAGCGATGTAGACAGTTGCGCCGCGGCCATCAGCGACGGACTTGCAAATCGTGACAAATTGCGCCGCAAGATCACCAAATCGCTTCGCCAGAGATATTCTTGGGAGGCGCAGGCGAAGAAGCTTGTGGACATCTATCGGGCGAACATCGGAAGGGCCAAGGTGAAGCTGAGCCCGGCGGCCCGCGCGGAAGCAACCGCGAGGCTGAGCGCGGCCAGCGTGCTTTTCGAGGCACTCTATGCTCGATCTTTGCTGGATCGGGTGAGTGGTCGCGTCGCGCAGATCACTCCCGATTTGTCGAGCCAGATACAGGCACTCGCCTTGAACAGAGGCATCGCCGCCCAACCGCAGCGAAGCTGGACGGCAAAGCGTGTCCACCGCCTGAAAAGGGTTACGAGCGAACAAGGCGTGGGCGAAGCGTTCAAGGTGGTGGCGGTAGGTGTAAAGCGCAGGCTGGTGGCAATCTTTCGCGCCTGA
- a CDS encoding DUF6460 domain-containing protein, whose product MLARILGDSPLRVLVKLLAVSLVVGMVMHAFGWSPLDVFYSIENFFINLWNMGFRAFDRLFTYLLLGAAVVIPAFIVIRLLNYRR is encoded by the coding sequence TTGCTGGCCCGTATTCTTGGTGATAGCCCGCTGCGCGTTCTGGTGAAGCTGCTTGCAGTTTCACTTGTCGTCGGCATGGTCATGCACGCCTTCGGCTGGTCGCCGCTGGATGTTTTCTACAGCATCGAGAACTTCTTCATCAATCTCTGGAACATGGGTTTCCGGGCCTTCGACAGGCTGTTCACCTATCTGCTGCTCGGTGCGGCGGTCGTCATCCCGGCATTCATCGTCATCCGACTGCTGAACTATCGACGCTAG
- a CDS encoding 2'-deoxycytidine 5'-triphosphate deaminase produces the protein MRQTGILPDRDIAELFATGALHASRPLDADQIQPASLDLRLGEKAYRVRASFLPGPDSTVATKLERLKLHEIDLTKGAVLETGCVYIVPLLEKLKLPAGISASANPKSSTGRLDIFTRVMTDRGQEFDKIAAAYDGPLYMEVSPRTFPIIARTGSRLAQVRFRTGNAVLSEAELHGLHKAETLVAAEAPSISGGGIALSIDLEGDANGLIGYRGKHHTGLVDVDLRAAQSVLDFWEPIHRHGGPGELILDPDEFYILVSREAVHVPPLYAAEMTPFDPLVGEFRVHYAGFFDPGFGHSQAGGKGSRAVLEVRSHEVPFILEHGQIVGRLVYEHMLSRPKALYGTDLGSNYQAQGLKLSKHFRA, from the coding sequence TTGCGACAGACAGGCATCCTTCCTGACCGCGATATAGCGGAGCTTTTCGCGACCGGTGCGCTCCATGCGTCGCGCCCGCTCGATGCGGACCAGATCCAGCCAGCAAGCCTCGACCTGCGCCTCGGAGAGAAGGCGTACCGCGTGCGGGCCAGCTTCCTGCCGGGGCCGGACAGCACGGTCGCGACCAAGCTCGAACGCCTCAAGCTCCACGAGATCGACCTGACAAAGGGCGCGGTTCTGGAAACCGGTTGCGTCTATATCGTGCCGCTGCTCGAAAAGCTGAAGTTGCCCGCAGGCATTTCGGCTTCGGCCAATCCCAAGAGCTCCACGGGAAGGCTCGACATCTTCACGCGCGTCATGACCGATCGCGGGCAGGAGTTCGACAAGATCGCAGCAGCGTATGACGGTCCGCTCTACATGGAGGTCAGCCCGCGCACCTTTCCGATCATCGCGCGCACTGGCTCGCGGCTCGCGCAGGTTCGTTTCCGCACGGGCAACGCCGTGTTGAGCGAAGCGGAACTGCACGGCCTGCACAAGGCGGAAACGCTTGTAGCCGCCGAGGCCCCGAGCATTTCTGGCGGAGGCATCGCACTCTCCATCGACCTTGAGGGCGATGCGAACGGCCTGATCGGCTATCGAGGCAAGCACCATACCGGCCTTGTGGACGTCGATCTGCGCGCCGCGCAATCCGTGCTCGATTTCTGGGAGCCGATCCATCGTCATGGCGGTCCGGGCGAACTGATCCTCGACCCCGACGAGTTCTACATTCTGGTCTCGCGCGAGGCCGTGCATGTCCCGCCGCTCTACGCCGCCGAAATGACGCCGTTCGACCCGCTGGTAGGCGAATTTCGCGTCCACTATGCCGGCTTCTTCGATCCGGGCTTCGGCCATTCGCAGGCGGGCGGCAAGGGCAGCCGCGCCGTGCTGGAAGTGCGTAGCCATGAGGTCCCATTCATTCTGGAGCACGGCCAGATCGTCGGTCGACTGGTCTACGAGCACATGCTGTCGCGTCCGAAGGCGCTCTACGGCACTGACCTAGGCTCCAACTATCAGGCGCAGGGCTTGAAGCTGTCGAAACATTTCAGGGCATAG
- the apaG gene encoding Co2+/Mg2+ efflux protein ApaG, translating to MYKAVTRNIEVEVEPFYLEDRSDPAENRYVWGYRVTIDNQSDDLVQLLTRHWHITDALGRVEEVHGPGVMGEQPSLSPGDSYQYTSGCPLPTPSGIMVGTYTMRSRGGELFDVAIPAFSLDLPGTMRTVN from the coding sequence ATGTACAAGGCTGTCACACGAAATATCGAAGTCGAGGTGGAACCCTTCTATCTGGAGGATCGCTCCGATCCCGCGGAGAACCGCTATGTGTGGGGCTACCGGGTAACCATCGACAATCAGTCCGACGATCTCGTGCAACTGCTCACGCGGCACTGGCACATCACCGATGCGCTCGGTCGCGTGGAGGAGGTGCATGGGCCGGGTGTCATGGGAGAGCAACCAAGTCTGAGCCCGGGCGACAGCTATCAGTACACATCAGGCTGCCCGCTGCCGACGCCTTCGGGAATCATGGTCGGAACCTATACGATGCGCAGTCGGGGCGGAGAGTTGTTCGACGTTGCGATTCCCGCATTTTCGCTCGACCTGCCGGGCACCATGCGCACGGTGAACTGA
- a CDS encoding MATE family efflux transporter, with product MTFAYVTTPLIGLADTAVVGQLGDAALIGGLAAGAIVFDVVFSTFNGLRSGTTGLVAQAFGRNDEREQRHVLIRALLLATAIGLSIAILSPLISLAGQRFMGAEAAVNIALDQYVRIRCLAAPVALANYAILGYVLGRGEGTLGLALQILLNCTNILLSVLLGLYFGWGVSGVAWGTVIAECVAMLAGAVLIARRFRQMAALQWSSVLDIGAVKAMLALNGDIMIRSFCLLAAFALFAKHGASLGTVTLAANAVLLHLFMIASFFLDGFATAAEQLAGRALGAGARLPFVRAVKLTALWGFGFALGAVLVFLLFGSSLLSAMTTADDVRREAARYLPWAAFTGLSGVLAFQMDGVFIGATWSRDMRNMMLVSLGAFLVALALLEPRFGNAGLWAALHIFLLFRGLTLLAMLRLRLSGIHSSG from the coding sequence ATGACGTTTGCCTACGTCACGACGCCGCTCATTGGTCTGGCGGACACGGCGGTCGTCGGACAGCTAGGCGATGCGGCGCTCATCGGCGGACTTGCTGCCGGTGCCATCGTGTTCGATGTCGTATTCTCCACCTTCAATGGCCTGCGTTCAGGGACGACGGGTCTGGTTGCACAGGCGTTCGGGAGGAACGACGAGCGCGAACAGCGGCATGTCTTGATTCGTGCGCTTCTGCTGGCGACTGCCATTGGCCTGTCCATCGCGATATTGTCGCCGCTTATTTCTCTTGCCGGACAACGATTTATGGGCGCGGAAGCGGCGGTGAACATCGCTCTTGACCAGTATGTCCGCATACGCTGCCTCGCGGCCCCGGTTGCGCTCGCAAACTATGCGATCCTCGGCTACGTGCTGGGCAGGGGCGAAGGCACGTTGGGGCTGGCGCTCCAGATCCTGCTGAACTGCACTAACATCCTCCTGTCGGTGCTTCTGGGCCTTTATTTCGGCTGGGGCGTTTCCGGTGTGGCCTGGGGCACGGTCATCGCGGAATGCGTGGCTATGCTCGCCGGCGCGGTTCTCATCGCGCGCCGCTTCCGGCAAATGGCGGCGTTGCAATGGTCGAGTGTGCTCGACATCGGCGCGGTCAAGGCGATGCTCGCGCTCAACGGCGACATAATGATCCGCTCCTTCTGCCTGCTTGCTGCTTTTGCGCTCTTCGCCAAACACGGCGCGTCGCTCGGCACGGTCACGCTTGCAGCAAATGCGGTGCTGTTGCACCTGTTCATGATCGCCAGCTTCTTTCTCGACGGCTTTGCCACGGCAGCCGAGCAACTGGCGGGCAGGGCGCTTGGCGCGGGCGCGCGGCTGCCCTTCGTTCGTGCTGTGAAGCTCACCGCGCTTTGGGGTTTTGGATTTGCCCTGGGGGCGGTTCTCGTGTTTCTCCTGTTCGGTTCGTCACTGCTGTCGGCAATGACGACCGCCGATGACGTTCGGCGCGAGGCGGCCCGCTATCTGCCATGGGCTGCGTTCACCGGCCTGAGCGGCGTGCTCGCATTCCAGATGGACGGCGTGTTTATCGGCGCGACATGGTCGCGCGACATGCGCAACATGATGCTCGTATCTCTTGGCGCGTTTCTGGTTGCGCTGGCTCTGCTTGAGCCAAGGTTCGGAAATGCGGGGCTATGGGCAGCGCTCCACATTTTCCTGCTGTTCCGTGGCCTGACTCTGCTCGCGATGCTGCGATTGCGACTTTCCGGCATTCATTCCAGCGGCTGA
- a CDS encoding aspartate/tyrosine/aromatic aminotransferase, which yields MFETLKPAAPDKIIALIGMYRDDPRQDKLDLGVGVYKDKQGRTTIMRAIREAEKRLYSEQTTKTYLGMAGDLAFNAAMIQLVFGPSADTSRIRAAQAPGGSGSLRIIAELLHRARPGAQVWLSDPTWPNHVPLIEASGLKTRSYPYFDAATGTVRFNDMMAALGQAEAGDIVVLHGCCHNPTGANLSSEQWTQLAQLLLEKQLFPFVDLAYQGFGDGLDADAQGVRILAGIVPEMAVAASCSKNFSVYRDRVGAAILMGRSEAEADAANSQLLSVARGMYSMPPDHGAAAVRIILTDADLRADWQAELEEIRMRMIALRQGLADALRKQSNSDRFDFIANHRGMFSRLGLTVEQVHRLRAEHGIYMVDDSRINIAGLPDDRLDQLAKSIVSVL from the coding sequence ATGTTTGAAACCCTGAAGCCTGCCGCGCCCGACAAGATCATCGCTCTGATCGGCATGTATCGCGACGATCCGCGACAGGACAAGCTCGACCTCGGCGTTGGCGTCTACAAGGACAAGCAAGGCCGCACGACGATCATGCGCGCCATCCGCGAAGCGGAAAAGCGGCTCTACAGCGAACAGACGACGAAGACCTATCTCGGAATGGCGGGCGATCTCGCCTTCAACGCGGCGATGATCCAGCTTGTGTTCGGGCCGTCCGCCGATACGTCACGCATCCGCGCCGCACAGGCGCCGGGCGGCTCCGGTTCGCTGCGCATCATCGCCGAATTGCTTCACCGCGCACGTCCGGGCGCGCAGGTCTGGCTGTCGGACCCCACGTGGCCCAATCATGTTCCGTTGATCGAGGCGTCGGGTCTCAAGACGCGGAGCTATCCCTATTTCGATGCGGCAACCGGCACTGTGCGTTTTAACGACATGATGGCAGCGCTTGGACAGGCGGAGGCGGGCGATATCGTCGTTCTCCACGGCTGCTGCCACAATCCAACGGGCGCGAACCTCAGCTCGGAACAATGGACGCAACTGGCCCAGTTGCTGCTTGAGAAGCAATTGTTTCCCTTTGTCGACCTTGCCTATCAGGGCTTTGGCGACGGGTTGGATGCGGACGCGCAAGGCGTGCGCATCCTCGCCGGCATCGTGCCGGAAATGGCCGTTGCGGCGAGCTGTTCAAAGAATTTCTCTGTCTATCGCGATCGTGTCGGCGCCGCGATCCTCATGGGCCGCAGCGAGGCCGAGGCCGACGCGGCCAACAGCCAGCTTTTGTCCGTCGCGCGCGGCATGTATTCGATGCCGCCGGACCATGGCGCGGCAGCGGTCCGGATCATCCTGACCGACGCCGATTTGCGCGCGGACTGGCAGGCGGAACTCGAGGAAATCCGTATGCGCATGATTGCGCTCAGGCAAGGTCTCGCCGATGCGCTGCGCAAGCAGTCCAATTCCGATCGCTTCGATTTCATCGCAAACCATCGCGGCATGTTCTCGCGCCTCGGCCTGACCGTGGAGCAGGTTCATCGCCTTCGTGCCGAGCACGGAATCTACATGGTCGATGATAGCCGCATTAACATCGCCGGCTTACCCGATGACCGGCTGGATCAACTGGCGAAGTCCATCGTTTCGGTTCTTTAA
- a CDS encoding Hsp33 family molecular chaperone, with translation MLGTAHVTDTKPKLGDFGFAGDDHVVPFEVGPLDIRGRAVQLGPLLDDLLGRHDYPDPVARLLAQACVVTVLLGSSLKFNGKFILQTRTDGPVDMLVADFTTPGSLRAYARFDAERLGAAIDSGETAPEQLLGNGVLALTIDQGQYTQRYQGIVPLDGVTLEEAAKVYFRQSEQIPTDLKLSVAKQMRRGEGGGEHWRAGGVLTQFLPEAPERLRVSDIPGGDGDPRTEVDEPHDDAWQEALMLLETIEAVELVDPTVGTERLLYRLFHEHGVRVFEGIGVVDECSCSREKIEGVLRGFTAEEIAHSTEDGAIKVDCEFCSKSYVFDPADFA, from the coding sequence ATGCTTGGAACAGCTCACGTGACTGACACGAAACCAAAACTCGGCGATTTCGGATTTGCCGGAGACGATCATGTCGTGCCTTTTGAAGTGGGGCCGCTGGATATACGCGGGCGCGCCGTGCAACTGGGTCCTTTGCTAGACGATCTGTTGGGCCGCCACGACTATCCCGACCCGGTCGCCCGGCTTCTGGCGCAAGCCTGCGTCGTTACCGTGCTGCTCGGCTCCTCGCTGAAGTTCAACGGCAAGTTCATTCTCCAGACCCGCACGGACGGGCCGGTGGATATGCTGGTGGCCGACTTCACGACGCCGGGGTCGTTGCGGGCCTATGCGCGCTTCGATGCGGAGCGTCTCGGCGCGGCGATCGACAGTGGAGAGACCGCACCGGAGCAATTGCTCGGCAATGGCGTTCTGGCGCTGACCATCGATCAGGGCCAGTACACCCAGCGCTATCAGGGCATCGTTCCGCTGGATGGCGTGACGCTTGAGGAAGCCGCGAAGGTCTACTTCCGGCAGTCGGAGCAGATCCCGACCGATCTCAAGCTCTCCGTTGCGAAGCAGATGCGGCGCGGCGAAGGCGGCGGCGAGCATTGGCGCGCCGGCGGCGTGCTCACGCAGTTCCTGCCGGAAGCGCCGGAGCGCTTGCGCGTGTCCGATATTCCCGGCGGTGACGGCGATCCGCGCACGGAAGTCGATGAGCCTCACGATGATGCATGGCAGGAAGCGCTGATGCTTCTTGAAACCATCGAGGCGGTCGAACTTGTCGATCCGACGGTCGGAACGGAACGGCTGCTCTACAGGCTTTTCCACGAGCATGGCGTTCGCGTGTTCGAGGGCATAGGTGTGGTCGACGAATGCAGTTGCTCGCGCGAAAAGATCGAAGGCGTTCTGCGCGGGTTCACTGCCGAGGAGATCGCGCACTCGACCGAGGACGGCGCCATCAAGGTCGATTGCGAGTTCTGCTCAAAGAGCTACGTGTTCGATCCGGCTGACTTTGCCTGA